In the genome of Streptomyces fagopyri, the window GGGCTGCGCGCGCTGGCCTGGCTGCTGCCCGCGCTGGCCCTCACCGGGACCGGGCTCGCGCTGACACCCCGGCTGGGCCCGGTGCTCGCGCCCGGCCTGGTCGCCACGGCGTGGGTGACGCTGCTCGCGCTGACGACGTCGGCGGCGGGCCTCCACCACGGGACGCCCGCGCCGTTCACGGCGGCCGGGCAGGGCGTCGCCGCGGCGGTGGCCGCGCTGGCCGCCGGGCTGCTGTACCTGGCGCGCGACGGGTTCGACGCGTCGTCCCCCCGGAAGCCGTTCCGGGGATTCACCCAAGGAGGCACGGGATGACCGACCGCACACCGGCGACGACGGCCGCACCGACCACCCCGGCCGTCGCGATCGACCGGCGGGAGAGGCGGAAGCGCCTGCTCAAGGCCGCGCTGCTGACGGCCCTCTCGCTCGCCGCGTTCACCGCCGAACTGCTTCTCCTGGCGCTGCGCGGTCCGGAGCGCCGCCGCGGGTTCTTCGGCGGCGCCGGGCGCACCGGCGGGGACGGATGAGAACGCCCGCCGTCCCTCCCCACCACCCTCCCTCTTCCCGCCTCTCCTCTCGTCCCGCCCCCTCTGCCTCTCCCGTCCTCGACTTCGACCACTCCCGCAGGAGCGCCGTATGACCCCCACCGTCTCCGCCTCCGGGCTGAGCCTCCGCTACGGCAGGACCCCCGCCCTCGACGACGTGTCGGTACGGCTCGGGGAAGGCGTCACCGGCCTCATCGGTCCCAACGGGGCCGGGAAGACCACCCTGTTGCGGGTGCTCGCCACCGCCGTCCGCGCCGACCGGGGCGCCTTCACGGTGCTCGGGCACGACCCGGCCACGACGGCCGGCCGCCAGAACGTCCGGCGCACGCTCGGCTACCTTCCGCAGGCCCCGGGATTCCACCCGGACTTCACGGCCTTCGAGTTCGTCGACTACGTGGCGATCCTGAAGGAACAGACGGACCGCACGGCCCGGCACCGCGAGGTGCGCCGGGTCCTGGAGGCCGTCGACCTGACCGGCGTACGCGGCAAGCGGATCAAGAAGCTGTCCGGCGGCATGCGCCAGCGGGTCGCGCTCGCCGCCGCCCTCGTCGGCGACCCCGGCTTCCTCGTCCTCGACGAACCCACCGTCGGCCTCGACCCCGAACAGCGCATGCGCTTCCGGGAGCTGATCGCGCGGGCGGGGGAGGAACGCACCGTACTCCTCTCCACCCACCAGACCGAGGACGTCGCGATGCTCTGCCACCGCGTCATCGTGATGGCCCACGGACGCGTCCTCTTCGAGGGCACCCCCGCCGACCTGGCCGCACGTGCCGCGGGCCATGTGTGGAGCAGCGCCGAGCGCGACCCGGCCGCCCACGCCGGATGGCGTACGGGCACGGGCTCCTTCCGCAACGTCGGCGACCCGCCCCCGGGCGCCGCGCTCCTCGAACCAACCCTGGAGGACGGATACTTGCTCACCCTCGACGGCACGCCCGCGGAGGTGGCGGCCGGATGAGCACCGTACTGGAGACCCCCGCCCGGTCCGTCGAGCCGGCGCGGGAGGCGCGCCCCTGGGCCGCCGTGGCCGCCCTCGCCCGCTTCGAGGCACGCGAGTTGCGCCTCTCCCTGTCGTTCGGCGGCATATCGCTGCTGTACGTCGGCTGGATCGTGTGGCAGTGCGCGACCAGGACGGGCGACTACCCGGTGCTGCAGGACATCGACCGGGCCACCCAGAGCCTGCCCATGCTCGTCGGCCTCTCCGTCATGCTGTGTGTCAACCGCGCCGTCCTGCGCTCCCACCGCGACGACACGGAACGCCACTTCGGGGTGCTGGTCGTCGAACCGTGGCGGCGTACGGCCGCCCACGCGCTGTCCGTCGTCCCGGCGGCCCTGTTCGTCGCGGTGTGCGTCACCGTCCAGTTCACCTGGGAGGCGCTCAAGCCCGGTGCCGTCGGGCACGGGTCGCCCGCCGAACTGGCCGTCGGCCCCCTGACGGTCCTGCTGTTCGGCGCGTTCGGTGTCCTCCTCGGCCGACTGGTCCGCTCCGCCTTCGCCGCGCCGGTCCTCCTCGTCTTCCTGCTCTTCACCCAGGTCCTCGGCGGGAGCGCGTCAGGCCGGACCGACTGGACGGCCTGGCTGGCGCCGGTCGTCACCGAGACCGGCGCCAAGCCGTTCCCCTCCGACCTGCTGGGCCGCCCCGCCGCCTGGCACGCGCTGTACCTCCTCGGGCTCGCCCTGTCCGTGGCCGTCCTCGCCGTGCTGGTCGGCGGCGGGCGTACGAGGACCGTCCAGGTGGTCCTCGCGGGTGCGCTCGCCCTGACGCTGGTGGGGGCGGTCGCGCAGTCCGGGGGCACCCCGGCCGCGACGCTCGCGGCCCGCGAACGGGCCTCGCTCACCCCCGAGAAGGTCCAGTCGTGCCGGGAGCACGGCACCTCGACGTACTGCGCCTTCCCGGAGTGGGAGGGCCGCACGGCGGACTGGGCCGGGGTCGTCGACCGGGTCCAGGGTCTCGCGGGCGGTAGCGCCGGGGGAGAGCGGCTGACCGTGCGCCAGCGCGTCGACGTCCGCGGCGGGTTGGCGGACGACTTCGCCCTCGAACCGTCCGCCGTGTCCGGCCAGGTGACCGTCGGCACCGCCTGGGGCGGCAACCGGGTCCCGGAGTTCGCGGTCGCCGTCGCGTCCGTCCTGGTCGCGGGCAACGAGAAGGCGGGCAGCACGGTGTGCGACGCCCGCATGGTGACCATCATGTGGCTGGCGCTGGGCGCGGAGTCCGACCCGATGGCCCTCTTCCGGCACGTCCGTCTCGACGACAGCGTCACGGGCTCCGCCGTCGTCCTCGCCCCCACGGACCCGCTCTCCATGACCGCCGAACAGACGCGGATCGTAGGAGAGTTGCTGAAGGAGCCGCGCTACGGCGTCACCGCCAAGGTGAAGGCCCACTGGGCGCAGCTGATCTCGCCCAGGACCTCGACGGCCCGGGTGGCGGAGCTGCTGGGAGTGCCGGCGAGGACGGGCGCGGCGGACCCGGACGGTGGCTCGTGCGAGGGATGACCACGCCGGACGCGGACGCGGACGCGGACACGGACACGGACACGGACACGGACACGGACACGGACGGGACGCGCCCGAGCAGGGAGCGGGCGAAGCGTGAGGGCACGAACGGCGAGGGCACGAACGGCGAGGGCGGGAACGGCCGGCGTGAGCGGACGAACGGGGAGTACGTCATGATCCGCGCCCTTCTGCGGCCCGTCTGGCGCACCCTGCCCCGGACGGCCCTCGCGGCCTGCGGCGGTCTCGGTCTCCTGCTCGCCGGGACCCCGCGCCTGCTGTCCGGTGAGCCGGACCCGTGGCTGTGCGTCAACCTGCTGCGGGGAGCCGCGCTCGTCCTCGGCGTGGGCCTGGCGTTCCTGCTCGACGACCCGGCGCGGCACACCACCGCGCCGGTACCGGCCCGCAGATCACTGCGCACCGGCCTACGGATAGCACTGGTGGCTCCGGGCGCCGCGCTCTGGTGGACGGTCGCGCTGCTCCTCGTACCGGAGCAGGCGCGGCCCCCGGCCGGCGCGCTCACCCTGGAGGCGGCCGCGATCGCCGCGACCGCGCTGGCCGCCGCGTCCGCCGCCGTGCGGTTCACGGACCGGGCCGAGCCGGGCACGGCCGTCGCGACGGGGCTGCTGCTCACCGCCATGACGGTGCCGACCCTGCTGCTGCCCGAACGGTGGGCGCTGCTCGTGGCCGTGAACGACCCGCACTGGGACGACGCCCACGAGCGGTGGGCGGCGATCCTGGTGGTGGCGGCACTGCTCTGCGCGGTGTGCTGCACGGAACCCGCGCGGACGTGGCGGCCGACGGCGCCCGCCCGCCGCTGACACCCCGGCCACCCGACGCCGACCGGGGCTCACCCCCGGCACGACCGGCCCCGCCCGGTCATGGAGACCCACTCCGGGTACGTCGGGCTCCGCCCCGGGTACGTCGGGCTCCGCCCCGGGTACGTGAATCCCACCCTGGGTACGGCTGGGCCCGCCCCGGTTGTGCGGGCCGGCTCCCGGGGCACCGGGCCTCACCTGGGGTACGTGAACCCCGCCCCGCCCCCGGACACGCGGCTCCCACCTCGGGTACGGCTGGGGCCGGCCCTGGGTATGCCGGACCTCGCCCTGGCTACGTCGGCCTCGCCCCGGGTTAGCAGGTCCGCGCCTGGTGCGGCTGGGTCCCGCCCCGGGCACGTGGACCCCGCCCGGACGTGGACCCCGCCCGGACGTGGACCCGCTCCGGACACGGCTCGGCCCCCACGCGGGTGTCGGGCGGGCCCGTCAGGACTCGCTGCGGTACATGAGGTCCGTCTCGTGGGTGACGAAACCGAGCCGCTCGTACACGGCCACGGCCGCGCTGTTGTCGGCGTCGACGTAGAGCATGGCGGTCGGCAGGGCCTGTGCGGCGAGATGGCGGAGCCCGATCGTGGTGAGGGCCTTGCCGAGGCCGCTGCCCTGGGCGGCCGGGCCGACCCCGAGGACGTAGACCTCGCCGAGCCCCTCCGTGGCGTGGACCTTCGTCCAGTGGAAGCCGACGAGCTCGTCTCCGCGCAGGGCGAGGAAGAACCCGGACGGGTCGAACCACGGCTCGGCCTTGCGGTCGTCGAGGTCGCGCTGGGTGAGGGCGCCCTGCTCGGGATGGTGGGCGAAGGCCTCCGCGTTCAGGGCGAGCCACGCGGCGTCGTCCCGGCCCGGCACGAAGGCGCGGACGCGCACCCCGTCCGGGAGCTTCGGCTCGGGCAGGTCGAGGTCGGTCAACGGCCTGCGCAGCTGGCGCAGTTCACGGAAGAGGGTGAGTCCGAGGACCTGGGCGAGATGCCGGGCCGCGGAGTGCCCGCCGTGCGCCCACACCCGCAGCCGCTTGCCGGATTCGGCGAGCAGCGCCGAACCCAGCGCCCGTCCGTGGCCGTGCCCGCGGTGCGCGGGGTGCACGACCAGCTCGGCGGCCGGCGCCTCCACCGGGTCGGTGTCCTCCAACTGGGCGTATCCGACCAGCACGTCGCCGAGGGTCAGCAGCAGGTGCCGTACGCCCTCGCGCGCGCCGCCCTTCAGCTGGAGCCGACCCTGCTCGGAGACCGCCTGCTGTCCGTCGGCCAGAGCGGCCTCCGAGAGGAGCCGGAGCACGTCCTCGGCCTGCGCCGGGGAGAGCGCGGCGCGGGTCTCGATGGAGCGGGAGAGCGCGGGGGGTGCGGTGTCGTCGCTGGTCATGGATACGAGGGTACGGCGCGGTCATTTCCGGACAAGGAGTTGGGCGGGGTGGATGTGGATCGTGGCGGGGCGGGCGGCCTCCCGGGGCGGCGCGGAACCGTTCGGCAACCCGCCGTGCGTCCCCTCGCGGGCCCCGCGCGTGCTTCTCCCGGTGAGGCGATGGCAACCAGTCCGTAACCCCCAAACCCCTGGTGTGCTACGCGCGTTGATTCTAAAGTGCGTGCAAAGCCACAGCCGTCGCACAGTGACCGTGGC includes:
- a CDS encoding ABC transporter ATP-binding protein: MTPTVSASGLSLRYGRTPALDDVSVRLGEGVTGLIGPNGAGKTTLLRVLATAVRADRGAFTVLGHDPATTAGRQNVRRTLGYLPQAPGFHPDFTAFEFVDYVAILKEQTDRTARHREVRRVLEAVDLTGVRGKRIKKLSGGMRQRVALAAALVGDPGFLVLDEPTVGLDPEQRMRFRELIARAGEERTVLLSTHQTEDVAMLCHRVIVMAHGRVLFEGTPADLAARAAGHVWSSAERDPAAHAGWRTGTGSFRNVGDPPPGAALLEPTLEDGYLLTLDGTPAEVAAG
- a CDS encoding ABC transporter permease; the encoded protein is MSTVLETPARSVEPAREARPWAAVAALARFEARELRLSLSFGGISLLYVGWIVWQCATRTGDYPVLQDIDRATQSLPMLVGLSVMLCVNRAVLRSHRDDTERHFGVLVVEPWRRTAAHALSVVPAALFVAVCVTVQFTWEALKPGAVGHGSPAELAVGPLTVLLFGAFGVLLGRLVRSAFAAPVLLVFLLFTQVLGGSASGRTDWTAWLAPVVTETGAKPFPSDLLGRPAAWHALYLLGLALSVAVLAVLVGGGRTRTVQVVLAGALALTLVGAVAQSGGTPAATLAARERASLTPEKVQSCREHGTSTYCAFPEWEGRTADWAGVVDRVQGLAGGSAGGERLTVRQRVDVRGGLADDFALEPSAVSGQVTVGTAWGGNRVPEFAVAVASVLVAGNEKAGSTVCDARMVTIMWLALGAESDPMALFRHVRLDDSVTGSAVVLAPTDPLSMTAEQTRIVGELLKEPRYGVTAKVKAHWAQLISPRTSTARVAELLGVPARTGAADPDGGSCEG
- a CDS encoding ABC transporter; its protein translation is MTTPDADADADTDTDTDTDTDTDGTRPSRERAKREGTNGEGTNGEGGNGRRERTNGEYVMIRALLRPVWRTLPRTALAACGGLGLLLAGTPRLLSGEPDPWLCVNLLRGAALVLGVGLAFLLDDPARHTTAPVPARRSLRTGLRIALVAPGAALWWTVALLLVPEQARPPAGALTLEAAAIAATALAAASAAVRFTDRAEPGTAVATGLLLTAMTVPTLLLPERWALLVAVNDPHWDDAHERWAAILVVAALLCAVCCTEPARTWRPTAPARR
- the mshD gene encoding mycothiol synthase → MTSDDTAPPALSRSIETRAALSPAQAEDVLRLLSEAALADGQQAVSEQGRLQLKGGAREGVRHLLLTLGDVLVGYAQLEDTDPVEAPAAELVVHPAHRGHGHGRALGSALLAESGKRLRVWAHGGHSAARHLAQVLGLTLFRELRQLRRPLTDLDLPEPKLPDGVRVRAFVPGRDDAAWLALNAEAFAHHPEQGALTQRDLDDRKAEPWFDPSGFFLALRGDELVGFHWTKVHATEGLGEVYVLGVGPAAQGSGLGKALTTIGLRHLAAQALPTAMLYVDADNSAAVAVYERLGFVTHETDLMYRSES